One region of Acropora muricata isolate sample 2 chromosome 13, ASM3666990v1, whole genome shotgun sequence genomic DNA includes:
- the LOC136896115 gene encoding uncharacterized protein, translating into MKRYFPMVMNTFLCSVVLILFNIDSQVWSSNKFSSPLTWEFRKFASWDFKRFLNDSCNVNNLESRNNELPAKTVSKVSKMRHNVIQEDTVTKVERYLLNKTSPSSELLRDDERPEGLLELHLLATDPLSEAVCLDGSPPGIYLRNGSGNGNSKWIIFFGGGAWCHDRDSCYERSSTDIGSSKCLAPFLRLEGLLSSDALYNPDFYNWNFVFVCYCDGGSFTGYRPKPLIVNNKRLYFRGRRILDAVLDDLIRRGIDRATDIILSGQSAGALSAIIHADYIRERLRRFTQAYFRVLPDAGYFLDTPSWNGRDVIQPIFRQLYDLHNSSTGLNGACLRAQNSDSKWRCFFPEYSIPHTKSSIFVVNPLYDTWQIAYLYNVPCILKPENCSAEELSRILDFREKTLHSLQAVLNSNETGLFADSCFGHSQTVLNDAWTKIQVGNVTMNKAFVEWYKGDTRERFRIDKPYPNNPSCPNSDSKKR; encoded by the coding sequence ATGAAACGATACTTTCCTATGGTAATGAATACCTTCCTTTGTAGTGTGGTGTTAATCCTTTTCAACATCGATTCTCAAGTATGGTCTAGTAACAAATTTTCTTCTCCTCTAACTTGGGAGTTCAGAAAATTCGCTTCGTGGGACTTCAAGAGATTTCTGAACGATTCTTGTAACGTCAACAATCTGGAATCCCGGAATAACGAGCTGCCTGCTAAAACGGTATCGAAAGTAAGTAAAATGCGCCATAATGTCATTCAAGAAGACACTGTAACAAAAGTGGAACGCTATCTTTTAAACAAGACATCGCCAAGTTCGGAACTTCTTCGTGACGATGAAAGGCCTGAAGGTCTTCTTGAGCTGCATTTGTTAGCAACTGATCCCCTGAGCGAAGCAGTCTGCCTAGATGGTTCCCCTCCTGGAATTTACTTGCGCAATGGAAGCGGCAATGGAAATTCCAAATGGATTATATTTTTTGGCGGGGGTGCATGGTGTCATGATCGTGATTCGTGTTATGAACGTTCAAGTACAGATATCGGTTCTTCAAAATGTTTGGCACCATTTCTCCGTCTTGAGGGTCTACTATCGAGTGACGCTCTTTACAATCCTGATTTCTACAACTGgaatttcgtttttgtttgttattgtgATGGTGGTTCATTTACCGGATATCGCCCCAAGCCACTCATTGTTAACAATAAACGTCTTTACTTCAGAGGGCGACGCATTCTCGACGCAGTCCTTGACGATTTGATCCGAAGAGGAATCGATCGCGCTACCGACATCATATTGAGCGGCCAATCAGCAGGCGCTCTTAGTGCCATCATACACGCTGATTATATCAGGGAACGCTTAAGACGTTTTACACAAGCGTATTTCCGTGTGCTTCCAGACGCTGGCTACTTTTTGGACACGCCCTCTTGGAATGGCCGTGATGTAATCCAACCCATCTTCCGTCAATTGTATGATTTGCACAATTCATCGACGGGTTTGAACGGGGCCTGTTTGCGCGCCCAAAACAGTGATAGCAAATGGCGTTGTTTTTTCCCAGAATACTCCATCCCTCACACTAAGTCATCAATCTTCGTAGTTAATCCATTATACGATACATGGCAGATAGCTTACTTGTATAACGTTCCTTGCATCTTAAAACCCGAGAATTGCAGCGCTGAGGAGTTGTCTCGTATATTGGATTTCCGAGAAAAAACTCTGCATTCACTGCAAGCTGTTCTTAACTCGAATGAAACAGGGCTGTTTGCAGATTCTTGTTTTGGTCATTCACAAACTGTGTTGAATGATGCGTGGACGAAGATTCAAGTGGGTAACGTTACAATGAACAAGGCGTTTGTCGAATGGTACAAAGGGGATACAAGAGAAAGATTTAGAATTGATAAACCCTATCCTAATAATCCTTCATGTCCCAACTCTGACTCAAAGAAACGTTAA